The Klebsiella quasivariicola region ATTCCCCTCGGTGATACGGCCTTACGTGTTTCCCGCCTCTGCCTCGGCTGTATGACCTTCGGCGAGCCGGACCGCGGCAGACACGCCTGGACGCTTCCGGAAGAGAGCAGCCGCCCGCTTATCCAGCACGCCATTGAAGGCGGCATCAACTTCTTCGATACCGCAAACAGCTACTCCGACGGCAGCAGCGAAGAGATCGTCGGTCGCGCCCTGCGCGACTTTGCCCGCCGCGACGAGGTGATTGTCGCCACCAAGGTGTATCACCAGGTCGGCGATCTGGCGGAAGGCCTTTCCCGGGCACAGATCCTGCGCTCTATTGATGACAGCCTGCGCCGTCTTGGCATGGACTATGTCGATCTGCTGCAGATCCATCGCTGGGACTACAGTACGCCAATTGAAGAGACGCTCGAAGCGCTGGACGAGGTGGTGAAAGCGGGCAAAGCCCGCTATATCGGCGCCTCGTCCATGCATGCCCGGCAGTTTGCCCAGGCGCTGGCGCTGCAGCAACAGAACGGTTGGGCGCGCTTCGTCACCATGCAGGATCACTACAATCTGATTTACCGGGAAGAAGAGAATGAAATGCTGCCGCTGTGTCAGCACAACGGCGTGGCGGTGATCCCGTGGAGCCCGCTGGCGCGCGGCAGGCTGACCCGCCCCTGGGGAGAGACCACTGCCCGGCTGGTCTCGGATGAGTTCGGCAAATCGCTTTACAGCACCAGCGAAGAAAACGACGCGCAGATCGCCGAGAATCTGGCGGATGTGGCGGAAGAACTCGACGCCAGCCGCGCCCAGGTCGCCCTCGCCTGGCTGTTAAGCAAACCCGGCGTGGCCGCGCCGATTATCGGCCCGTCGCGTCAGGAGCAGCTCGACGACCTGCTGCAGGCGGTGGATTTGACGCTTTCCCCGGAACAGATCGACAAGCTGGAGGCGCCGTATCAGCCGCATCCGGTGGTAGGATTTAAGTAACCGGTGGGGTTTCCCCGACAGCGTAGCGCTGCCGGGGAGAGGCGGTTAAAGCAGACCGATCGGCCAGTGATGGCCAATGACATACAGCACGCCGGCGGAGATCACGCCGGCGACGATATCGTCGACCATAATCCCCATTCCGCCGTGGATATTGCGGTCAAACCAGCGAATCGGCCACGGCTTCCACATATCGAAGATACGGAAAATCACGAAGCCGGCGGCCACCCACTGCCAGTCCAGCGTCGGCAGCGCCATCAGGGTGATCCACATCCCGACAAACTCGTCCCAGACGATACTGCCGTGGTCATGGGTGCCCATGTCTTTAGCCGTGCGGTGACAAAGATAAACCCCGATACAGATGCTCATCATCACGACCAGCGAGTACAGCTGCCAGGGAAGAAAGGTCATCAGATACCAGAACGGGATCGCCGCCAGGGACCCCATCGTCCCCGGAACCACCGGGCTTAAGCCGCTGCCAAAGCCAGTCGCCAGCAGATGCCACGGATTACGCATACTCAGGCGGCTGAGCGCCTCGTCTCGACTACGCAAAGTGATCGTATCCCTTTAAATCAAGCGCGACCGGCTTACCGTCGCGGATAAACTGCAGCCCTTCGCTCTCCGGCGCAATCTGTCCGATACAGGTAAAACGCGCGCCAAGATGGCCAAGGGCCACGTCCAGCGCCCCGCGGTTCAGCTCGGGGACGGTAAAGCACAGTTCGTAATCTTCCCCGCCGGCGAGCGCCCAGCGCAGCGCCTGCTCAGGCTCAACCTGGCGCAGCATCGCCTCGGAATACGGCATGGCATCGAGATCGATGCGCGCGCCGCAGCCGCTGGCTTTCAGAATATGCCCCAGATCGGAGATCAGGCCGTCGGAAAGATCGATCGCCGAGGTCGCCAGGTCGCGCAGCGCCTGGCCCTGGAGGATGCGCGGCATTGGACGCAGATGACGGGCCAGCAGGTAATCGGCGTCAGACGGTTCATCTACCGTCAGCCGGTTCTGCAACACCGCCAGGCCGGCGGCGCTGTCTCCCGGGGTGCCGGTGACATAGATCCAGTCGCCCGGCTTCGCGCCAGCGCGTTTCATGGCGCGTCCCGGCGGCACAAAGCCGTGGATACCCAGCGTCATCGAGAGCGGGCCACGGGTGGTATCGCCGCCAATCAGCTGCATATCGTAATAGTCCAGCTGGACAAACAGGCTGTCGCTGAAGGCTTCCAGCCAGGCTTCATCCACCGCCGGCAAAGTCAGCGCCAGCGT contains the following coding sequences:
- a CDS encoding aldo/keto reductase; translation: MHYIPLGDTALRVSRLCLGCMTFGEPDRGRHAWTLPEESSRPLIQHAIEGGINFFDTANSYSDGSSEEIVGRALRDFARRDEVIVATKVYHQVGDLAEGLSRAQILRSIDDSLRRLGMDYVDLLQIHRWDYSTPIEETLEALDEVVKAGKARYIGASSMHARQFAQALALQQQNGWARFVTMQDHYNLIYREEENEMLPLCQHNGVAVIPWSPLARGRLTRPWGETTARLVSDEFGKSLYSTSEENDAQIAENLADVAEELDASRAQVALAWLLSKPGVAAPIIGPSRQEQLDDLLQAVDLTLSPEQIDKLEAPYQPHPVVGFK
- the pgpA gene encoding phosphatidylglycerophosphatase A — translated: MRNPWHLLATGFGSGLSPVVPGTMGSLAAIPFWYLMTFLPWQLYSLVVMMSICIGVYLCHRTAKDMGTHDHGSIVWDEFVGMWITLMALPTLDWQWVAAGFVIFRIFDMWKPWPIRWFDRNIHGGMGIMVDDIVAGVISAGVLYVIGHHWPIGLL
- the thiL gene encoding thiamine-phosphate kinase, which codes for MACGEFSLIARYFDRVKSARLDVETGIGDDCALLNIPEKKTLAISTDTLVAGNHFLPDIDPADLAYKALAVNLSDLAAMGAEPAWLTLALTLPAVDEAWLEAFSDSLFVQLDYYDMQLIGGDTTRGPLSMTLGIHGFVPPGRAMKRAGAKPGDWIYVTGTPGDSAAGLAVLQNRLTVDEPSDADYLLARHLRPMPRILQGQALRDLATSAIDLSDGLISDLGHILKASGCGARIDLDAMPYSEAMLRQVEPEQALRWALAGGEDYELCFTVPELNRGALDVALGHLGARFTCIGQIAPESEGLQFIRDGKPVALDLKGYDHFA